One segment of Neobacillus endophyticus DNA contains the following:
- a CDS encoding 2-oxoacid:acceptor oxidoreductase subunit alpha yields the protein MINQLSWKVGGQQGEGIESTGEIFAIALNRLGYYLYGYRHFSSRIKGGHTNNKIRVSTTEVRSISDDLDILVAFDQETIDLNYKELQSKGVILADSKFDPKKPEDTQASLYAVPFTEIATGLGTSLMKNMVAIGATSAVLDLDIHVFEEVVREIFGKKGEQVVAKNMEAIQAGFDYMKEKMDGNVPTMVLDKADGKHRMFMIGNDAIALGALAGGCRFMAAYPITPASDIMEYLIKKLPALGGTVIQTEDEIAACTMTIGAAYGGVRALTASSGPGLSLKAEAIGLSGITETPIVIVDTQRGGPSTGLPTKQEQSDLMAMIYGTHGEIPKIVLAPSTVEEAFYDTAEAFNLAEEYQCPVIVLSDLQLSLGKQTVEPLDFSKVEIRRGKLLNEELPESDGYFKRYEVTEDGISPRVIPGMKNGIHHVTGVEHAENGKPSESATNRIAQMDKRMRKIENIRFNTPVYTNAPHEEADVLIVGFNSTRGAIEEAMGRLEKDGMKVNHAHVRLIYPFPTDELLPLIRSAKKVLVVENNATGQLANLIKMNVGHAEKITKFVKYDGNPFLPHEVYSKCKELF from the coding sequence ATGATCAATCAACTTTCATGGAAAGTTGGCGGACAACAAGGGGAAGGTATTGAAAGTACTGGAGAAATCTTTGCGATCGCACTGAATCGACTGGGATATTACTTGTATGGTTATCGTCACTTTTCATCACGTATCAAAGGCGGTCACACAAACAACAAGATCAGAGTAAGTACAACTGAAGTTCGTTCCATTTCAGATGATCTTGATATCCTAGTAGCTTTTGACCAGGAAACCATTGACTTGAATTACAAAGAACTGCAAAGCAAAGGTGTAATCCTTGCAGATTCAAAGTTTGACCCTAAGAAGCCAGAAGATACGCAAGCTTCATTGTATGCGGTTCCTTTTACAGAAATTGCTACAGGTTTAGGAACTTCTTTAATGAAAAACATGGTGGCAATTGGTGCTACTTCCGCAGTTTTAGACCTAGATATTCATGTGTTTGAAGAAGTAGTTCGTGAAATTTTTGGCAAAAAAGGCGAACAAGTAGTAGCGAAAAACATGGAAGCTATTCAAGCCGGATTCGATTATATGAAAGAAAAAATGGACGGTAATGTTCCAACTATGGTGCTTGATAAAGCTGATGGTAAACATCGTATGTTCATGATTGGTAACGATGCCATTGCATTAGGAGCGCTTGCCGGCGGCTGCCGTTTTATGGCTGCTTATCCAATTACGCCTGCTTCAGATATCATGGAATATTTAATTAAAAAATTACCTGCACTAGGTGGTACTGTTATTCAAACAGAAGATGAAATCGCTGCTTGTACAATGACAATTGGCGCTGCATATGGCGGTGTTCGTGCTCTTACAGCTTCATCAGGACCAGGATTATCATTAAAGGCCGAAGCAATTGGTTTATCCGGTATTACCGAAACTCCTATTGTAATCGTTGACACCCAACGTGGCGGTCCTTCTACAGGTTTGCCAACAAAACAAGAACAGTCAGATTTAATGGCCATGATTTATGGAACTCACGGAGAAATTCCAAAAATCGTTCTTGCTCCAAGTACAGTAGAAGAAGCATTCTATGATACAGCTGAGGCATTCAACCTTGCAGAAGAATACCAATGCCCAGTTATCGTATTATCAGATCTTCAATTATCCCTTGGAAAACAAACAGTAGAACCGCTTGATTTCTCAAAAGTTGAAATTCGCCGTGGTAAGCTTTTAAATGAAGAGCTACCAGAATCCGATGGCTACTTCAAACGTTATGAAGTAACGGAAGACGGAATTTCACCACGTGTTATTCCTGGTATGAAAAATGGTATTCACCATGTTACAGGTGTAGAACATGCTGAAAATGGTAAGCCATCTGAATCTGCTACAAACCGTATTGCCCAAATGGACAAACGTATGCGAAAAATTGAAAATATCCGTTTCAACACACCAGTATACACAAATGCTCCACATGAAGAAGCAGATGTGTTAATCGTTGGTTTCAACTCAACCCGCGGTGCAATTGAAGAAGCAATGGGCCGCCTTGAAAAAGATGGAATGAAAGTGAATCATGCACATGTAAGATTAATCTACCCTTTCCCTACAGACGAATTATTACCACTTATTCGTTCTGCAAAGAAAGTCCTTGTTGTTGAGAATAATGCAACAGGACAATTAGCAAACTTAATTAAAATGAATGTGGGACATGCTGAGAAAATCACGAAGTTTGTCAAGTATGATGGAAATCCATTCCTACCACACGAAGTTTATTCAAAATGCAAGGAGTTGTTCTAA
- a CDS encoding 2-oxoacid:ferredoxin oxidoreductase subunit beta codes for MATFKDFRNDVKPNWCPGCGDFSVQAAIQRAAANVGLVPENLAIVSGIGCSGRISGYINSYGFHGIHGRSLPIAQGVKMANRDLTVIASGGDGDGFAIGMGHTVHAIRRNLDITYIVMDNQIYGLTKGQTSPRSAMGFKTKSTPSGSIEPAISPMEMALTVGATFVAQSFSTDLKDLVALIEAGINHKGFSLINVFSPCVTYNKINTYDWFKENLTKLSDVEGYDPSNRELAMQTLMKNNGLVTGLIYQNTERQSYQELIPGYAEEPLTQVDLNLEQSHFDKLVAEFM; via the coding sequence ATGGCCACTTTTAAAGACTTCCGTAATGACGTAAAACCTAACTGGTGCCCTGGCTGTGGTGACTTCTCTGTACAAGCGGCGATTCAACGTGCTGCTGCAAATGTTGGTTTAGTGCCAGAAAATCTTGCAATTGTTTCTGGTATAGGCTGTTCAGGCCGTATCTCTGGCTATATTAACTCTTACGGTTTTCATGGAATCCATGGCCGTTCACTTCCAATTGCACAAGGTGTAAAAATGGCAAATCGCGATTTAACAGTTATCGCTTCCGGTGGTGACGGTGATGGCTTTGCTATTGGTATGGGACATACTGTTCATGCTATTCGCCGTAATCTAGATATTACGTATATTGTTATGGACAACCAAATCTACGGATTAACAAAAGGTCAAACATCGCCAAGGTCGGCTATGGGCTTTAAAACAAAATCTACTCCATCAGGATCCATTGAACCAGCAATTTCACCAATGGAAATGGCATTGACAGTTGGAGCTACATTTGTTGCTCAAAGTTTCTCAACAGACCTGAAAGATCTTGTTGCATTAATTGAGGCAGGTATCAATCATAAAGGCTTCTCTTTAATCAACGTATTTAGTCCATGTGTTACTTATAATAAGATTAACACCTATGATTGGTTTAAAGAAAACCTAACAAAATTAAGTGATGTTGAAGGTTACGACCCATCAAACCGTGAATTGGCTATGCAAACTCTAATGAAAAACAATGGTCTAGTAACTGGTTTGATTTACCAAAACACTGAGCGTCAATCTTATCAGGAATTAATTCCTGGATACGCTGAAGAACCACTAACACAAGTAGACCTTAACCTTGAGCAATCTCATTTTGATAAATTAGTTGCTGAGTTTATGTAA
- the miaB gene encoding tRNA (N6-isopentenyl adenosine(37)-C2)-methylthiotransferase MiaB, translated as MNEKQRVESQQAKTVNSSDKKSVKDYSKYFETVITAPSLKEAKQRGKEEVKYHHDFSIPEQFRGMGEGRKFYIRTYGCQMNEHDTEVMAGIFMALGYEPTDRTEDANVILLNTCAIRENAENKVFGELGHLKALKTEKPDLLLGVCGCMSQEESVVNKILKTYQQVDMIFGTHNIHRLPHILNEAYLSKEMVVEVWSKEGDVIENLPKVRRGNIKGWVNIMYGCDKFCTYCIVPYTRGKERSRRPEEIIQEVRHLAAQGYQEITLLGQNVNAYGKDFEDIKYGLGELMDEIRKIDIPRIRFTTSHPRDFDDRLIEVLAKGGNLMNHIHLPVQSGSTDVLKIMARKYTREQYLELVRKIKAAIPDVSFTTDIIVGYPNETEEQFEETLSLYREVGFESAYTFIYSPREGTPAAKMEDNVPMEVKKLRLQRLNDLVNELSAKALKTYEGQVVEVLVDGESKNNPDVLAGYTTKNKLVNFTGPKSAIGKIVKVKINDAKTWSLNGEMIDEFKPAEVK; from the coding sequence ATGAACGAGAAACAACGAGTGGAAAGTCAGCAAGCAAAAACTGTTAATTCTTCGGACAAAAAATCCGTAAAGGATTACAGCAAATATTTTGAAACAGTCATCACCGCACCTTCTTTAAAAGAAGCTAAGCAACGCGGTAAAGAAGAAGTTAAATATCATCATGATTTCTCCATACCTGAGCAATTTCGCGGGATGGGAGAGGGCCGTAAATTCTATATCCGAACTTATGGATGTCAAATGAATGAGCATGACACGGAAGTCATGGCAGGCATTTTTATGGCATTGGGCTATGAGCCAACAGACAGGACAGAGGATGCCAATGTCATTCTTCTCAATACGTGTGCGATCCGTGAAAACGCAGAAAACAAAGTATTTGGTGAGCTTGGACATCTTAAAGCTTTAAAGACAGAGAAACCTGATCTATTGCTTGGTGTCTGCGGTTGTATGTCCCAGGAAGAATCGGTAGTTAATAAAATTTTAAAAACATATCAGCAAGTTGACATGATTTTTGGTACTCACAATATTCACCGTTTGCCTCATATTTTAAATGAAGCTTATTTGTCAAAGGAAATGGTAGTAGAAGTATGGTCTAAGGAAGGGGATGTTATTGAAAACCTTCCAAAAGTCCGTCGCGGCAATATTAAGGGATGGGTAAATATTATGTATGGCTGCGATAAATTCTGTACGTATTGTATCGTACCATATACCCGCGGTAAAGAGCGGAGCCGCAGACCAGAAGAAATTATTCAAGAGGTCCGTCATTTGGCTGCCCAAGGCTACCAAGAAATTACGCTTCTTGGTCAAAACGTGAATGCATACGGCAAAGATTTCGAGGATATTAAATACGGACTTGGCGAACTTATGGATGAAATTCGTAAGATTGATATTCCGAGAATTCGATTTACAACCAGCCATCCACGCGACTTTGATGATCGTCTAATTGAAGTGCTGGCAAAAGGCGGCAATTTGATGAACCATATTCATTTGCCTGTACAGTCTGGTTCAACAGATGTTTTAAAAATTATGGCACGAAAATATACGAGAGAACAATACCTGGAGCTTGTTAGAAAAATTAAAGCAGCCATTCCTGATGTATCTTTCACAACTGATATTATTGTTGGCTATCCTAATGAGACAGAAGAACAATTTGAAGAAACGCTTTCACTTTATCGTGAGGTAGGCTTTGAATCTGCCTATACCTTTATCTATTCTCCGCGTGAAGGTACACCAGCCGCGAAAATGGAAGATAATGTTCCAATGGAAGTTAAGAAGTTACGCCTACAACGCTTAAACGATTTAGTGAATGAGCTTTCAGCAAAGGCTCTGAAAACATATGAAGGTCAAGTTGTCGAGGTTCTTGTAGATGGGGAAAGTAAGAACAATCCAGATGTTCTTGCAGGCTATACAACTAAGAATAAGCTAGTTAACTTTACGGGTCCAAAATCTGCAATTGGTAAAATTGTTAAGGTGAAAATTAACGATGCCAAAACATGGTCATTAAATGGAGAAATGATAGACGAATTTAAACCAGCAGAGGTGAAATAA
- a CDS encoding RicAFT regulatory complex protein RicA family protein, with protein MAKYTRDEIVARAKDLARMIAETDEVDFFKRAEAQIHENKKVSTLISDIKGLQKQAVNLQHYGKSEALKKVEEKLTTLESELDEIPVVQEFKHSQVEVNDLLQLIAATISNTVTDEIIIATGGDLLSGETGASLKNGGAACEGHDECDHE; from the coding sequence GTGGCGAAGTATACTAGAGATGAAATCGTCGCTCGTGCCAAGGACTTAGCACGCATGATTGCAGAAACAGATGAAGTCGATTTCTTCAAACGGGCCGAAGCGCAGATTCATGAAAATAAGAAGGTAAGTACGCTTATTTCTGACATTAAAGGTTTGCAAAAACAAGCAGTCAACCTACAGCATTATGGTAAATCTGAAGCTTTGAAGAAAGTTGAAGAGAAGCTTACAACACTTGAAAGTGAACTGGATGAAATTCCTGTTGTACAAGAATTTAAACATTCACAGGTAGAAGTTAATGACTTGCTGCAACTGATTGCTGCAACAATCTCAAACACGGTTACCGACGAAATTATTATTGCAACAGGCGGAGACTTATTAAGCGGCGAGACAGGAGCAAGCCTTAAAAATGGCGGCGCTGCCTGCGAAGGCCACGATGAGTGTGATCACGAATAA
- a CDS encoding outer spore coat protein CotE → MGEYREIITKAVVAKGRKFTQSNHTISPAHNPTSILGCWIINHKYNAKKVGKTVEIHGSYDINVWYSFNDNTKTEVVTERVQYTDVIKLKYRDHDAMDDNEIVARVLQQPNCTEAVISPNGNRIIVHVEREFLVEVIGETKVCVRINPEGCKDDDDEWCNDVDDEEFEELNPDFLVGGEEE, encoded by the coding sequence ATGGGAGAATATAGAGAGATTATAACCAAGGCGGTAGTAGCGAAAGGACGTAAATTTACCCAGTCCAATCATACGATTAGCCCGGCACATAATCCAACCAGTATTCTGGGCTGCTGGATTATCAACCATAAATACAACGCGAAAAAAGTTGGCAAAACAGTAGAGATACACGGCTCTTATGATATCAATGTTTGGTACTCCTTCAATGATAATACCAAAACGGAAGTAGTTACTGAACGTGTTCAATATACGGATGTCATTAAGCTGAAATACCGGGATCACGATGCCATGGATGATAATGAAATCGTCGCCCGAGTATTGCAGCAGCCGAATTGCACCGAAGCTGTTATTTCCCCTAATGGAAATCGTATCATCGTTCATGTGGAAAGGGAGTTCCTTGTCGAGGTGATCGGCGAAACAAAGGTTTGTGTCCGTATCAATCCAGAGGGCTGCAAAGATGATGATGATGAATGGTGCAATGATGTCGACGACGAAGAATTCGAAGAATTAAATCCTGATTTCTTAGTTGGCGGCGAAGAGGAATAA
- a CDS encoding GNAT family N-acetyltransferase: protein MNFPLLETKRLKLIELTHRHDNSLFEILSIEEVTRFYGTDPFTLPAEASRLIDIFHKNFLEQRGIRWGIKLKENQKIIGTLGLNALQLKNLRAEIGYELHPSYWRKGFAMEAINEVLNFSFNKLDLYRVGAVVYPENEASLHLLKKLGFMEEGLLRGYIRQNNRSNDTIVLSLLKPEWEKSQE, encoded by the coding sequence GTGAATTTTCCATTATTAGAAACCAAACGCTTAAAATTAATTGAATTGACACACCGTCATGACAACAGCTTATTTGAAATTTTATCAATCGAAGAGGTTACAAGGTTTTACGGTACAGACCCTTTCACCCTGCCGGCAGAAGCTTCTAGGCTGATTGATATTTTTCATAAAAATTTTTTGGAGCAGCGTGGAATTCGTTGGGGCATCAAATTAAAGGAAAACCAAAAAATTATCGGCACTTTAGGCCTTAATGCACTACAACTTAAGAATCTGCGTGCAGAAATCGGCTATGAATTACATCCATCCTACTGGAGAAAAGGTTTTGCGATGGAGGCCATTAATGAAGTACTGAATTTTAGTTTCAATAAACTTGATTTATATCGGGTCGGAGCCGTTGTTTACCCTGAGAACGAAGCATCCCTCCATCTTCTTAAAAAGCTGGGCTTTATGGAAGAAGGTTTACTAAGAGGATATATCAGGCAAAATAATCGATCCAATGATACGATTGTATTATCACTCTTAAAACCAGAATGGGAAAAAAGCCAGGAATAA
- a CDS encoding serine/threonine protein kinase, protein MDHYLRLVETDLLPKIQLITDSPVDPIIIKNRSNTWETIGRGNYAGVFTHKANPDLAVKVYGRNPEDQKKEIEVYKQLGDHPAYSSLIAYGENYLVLKKLEGITLFEALVKGVQISDSVIKDVDEGLAYARKIGLNPYDVHGKNVVMSEGRGYIVDVSDFYKQGHCRKWDDLKKAYYTIYKPLLYKNHPPIPFFIVDGIRKGYRFYRRWKKH, encoded by the coding sequence ATGGATCACTATTTAAGATTAGTAGAAACCGATTTATTGCCAAAAATACAGTTAATTACCGACAGTCCAGTTGATCCCATCATTATAAAAAATCGATCTAATACATGGGAGACAATTGGCAGGGGAAATTACGCAGGCGTTTTTACGCATAAGGCAAATCCGGATTTGGCTGTGAAAGTGTATGGACGAAACCCCGAAGATCAAAAAAAAGAAATTGAAGTCTATAAACAGTTGGGGGATCACCCTGCCTATTCTTCTTTAATTGCTTACGGTGAAAACTATTTAGTATTAAAAAAGCTTGAAGGTATTACATTATTTGAAGCCCTTGTAAAAGGAGTTCAGATTTCGGATTCCGTCATCAAAGACGTGGATGAAGGTTTGGCATATGCCCGCAAAATCGGGCTAAACCCATATGATGTCCATGGTAAAAATGTCGTCATGTCAGAAGGCAGAGGATATATTGTTGATGTATCGGATTTTTATAAGCAGGGGCATTGCCGAAAATGGGACGATTTGAAAAAAGCTTATTACACAATTTACAAGCCTTTACTTTACAAAAATCATCCGCCAATTCCATTTTTCATTGTTGATGGCATACGAAAAGGATATCGGTTTTACCGCCGCTGGAAAAAGCATTAG
- the metG gene encoding methionine--tRNA ligase has translation MSIFIGGAWPYANGSLHLGHISSLLPGDILAKYYRLQGEDVLYVSGSDCNGTPIAIRAKQEGISPKEVTDRYHKEFQDCFVKLGFTYDCYTRTDDEHHHKIVQDIFWDLLKKGLIYTKSVEQTYCGTCEQFLPDRYVEGICPHCGEPARGDQCDYCSAILDPVDLLNKTCKLCGTSPSIRNTEHFYFSLSSFQSELEQYCMKANSQKTWRDNAIQLTKRYLDEGLQDRAVSRDLPIGVSVPVKGYEEKKIYVWIEAVSGYYSASKQWANETGLDDSSFWSEQTKTYYVHGKDNIPFHTIIWPAILMGLGSNALPQYIVSNEYVTVEKKKLSTSRNWAVWMPDILEKYHPDSIRYFLTINAPENRDADFSWREFIYRHNSELLGAYGNFVHRTLKFIEKCCDGIIPDGELDPIMWEQLLQIYNVVGKQIEAGHFKAALAEVFNIIRAANKFFDDEQPWKQFHENKSSCKNTLFTCAVIIANLAQLLSPFLPFSSGEVQEILRLTNLSWKPIQIDGGLQIKEVSPLFERIDVKRIDEELEQLAKQAN, from the coding sequence ATGAGTATTTTTATTGGAGGGGCATGGCCCTACGCGAATGGTTCATTACATTTAGGACATATCTCTAGTCTTTTGCCAGGCGATATTTTGGCTAAGTACTATCGTCTGCAAGGGGAAGATGTTCTTTATGTTTCCGGAAGTGATTGTAATGGAACACCTATTGCCATTCGCGCTAAGCAGGAAGGAATTTCCCCGAAAGAGGTAACTGACCGATATCACAAGGAATTCCAAGATTGTTTTGTAAAGCTGGGATTCACATATGACTGTTATACCCGGACAGACGATGAACATCATCATAAAATTGTGCAGGATATATTTTGGGATTTGCTCAAAAAAGGGCTCATTTACACAAAATCAGTTGAACAAACCTATTGTGGTACTTGTGAACAATTCCTTCCGGACCGCTATGTTGAAGGAATTTGTCCACACTGCGGAGAACCGGCCCGTGGTGATCAATGCGATTACTGTTCTGCCATTTTGGATCCGGTTGACTTATTAAATAAGACTTGCAAATTATGCGGCACTTCACCATCCATCAGAAACACAGAACATTTCTATTTTTCTCTCAGCAGCTTTCAATCAGAGCTGGAACAGTATTGTATGAAAGCAAACAGCCAAAAAACTTGGCGGGACAATGCCATTCAATTAACAAAACGCTATTTAGATGAAGGACTGCAGGACCGCGCTGTTTCTAGAGATCTACCCATAGGTGTCAGTGTTCCAGTCAAAGGTTATGAGGAAAAGAAAATTTATGTTTGGATTGAAGCTGTGTCCGGCTATTACTCAGCGAGTAAACAATGGGCCAATGAGACTGGGCTTGATGATTCTTCATTTTGGAGTGAACAAACGAAAACTTATTATGTTCACGGCAAAGATAATATCCCTTTTCACACAATTATTTGGCCGGCGATTTTAATGGGATTAGGCAGCAATGCCCTGCCCCAATATATCGTTTCCAATGAATATGTAACCGTAGAGAAAAAGAAACTTTCAACCAGCCGAAATTGGGCCGTTTGGATGCCAGATATTTTAGAAAAATATCACCCGGATTCCATTCGCTACTTTTTAACCATTAATGCACCAGAAAACCGGGACGCCGATTTTTCATGGCGCGAGTTTATTTATCGTCATAATAGTGAATTGCTAGGTGCCTATGGGAACTTTGTCCATCGTACACTTAAGTTTATTGAAAAATGCTGTGATGGAATCATTCCTGACGGCGAACTTGATCCTATTATGTGGGAGCAATTGCTTCAAATTTACAATGTAGTTGGAAAGCAGATTGAAGCGGGGCATTTTAAAGCTGCATTAGCAGAGGTTTTCAACATTATTCGCGCCGCCAATAAGTTTTTTGATGATGAACAGCCTTGGAAGCAATTTCATGAGAATAAATCATCATGTAAAAATACTTTATTTACTTGTGCCGTAATAATAGCCAATCTGGCTCAGCTATTGTCGCCATTCTTGCCGTTTTCAAGCGGAGAAGTGCAAGAAATCTTACGATTGACCAATTTATCATGGAAACCTATACAGATTGATGGGGGCTTGCAAATAAAGGAAGTATCTCCATTGTTTGAGCGTATTGATGTCAAAAGGATTGATGAAGAACTTGAACAGTTAGCCAAACAGGCAAATTAA
- a CDS encoding prolipoprotein diacylglyceryl transferase produces the protein MKFPVFIFGIHPHLLFESLAYFIGFRVYLYTRNKERIPIDKAIWVIVGAILGAAIGSKLLYLFEDPKKTIEDWNDLAYLTEGKTIVGGLLGGLIGVESAKKWIGWSRSTGDDFVLPLAIGMMIGRIGCFLTGLSDHTYGIPTTWITGIDFGDGVKRHPTQLYEIVFLAITAIIIYQIKKKNAGWEGLQFQIFMLGYLTFRFLIDFIKPTPHPYLFLNNIQVASLLGISYYVWLINKKKIKIRREIHA, from the coding sequence ATGAAATTTCCCGTTTTTATTTTTGGAATCCACCCGCATTTGCTTTTTGAATCACTTGCCTATTTTATTGGATTCCGAGTGTACTTGTATACAAGAAATAAAGAAAGGATCCCGATAGATAAGGCCATTTGGGTGATTGTAGGAGCCATATTAGGGGCAGCGATTGGTTCAAAGCTGCTATATTTGTTTGAAGACCCGAAAAAGACAATTGAAGATTGGAATGATCTCGCCTATCTGACGGAGGGAAAAACGATCGTTGGAGGGTTACTCGGCGGATTGATTGGTGTGGAATCAGCCAAAAAATGGATAGGCTGGTCAAGGTCAACAGGTGATGATTTTGTACTGCCGCTTGCCATTGGGATGATGATTGGCAGAATAGGCTGTTTTTTAACTGGTTTGAGTGACCATACATATGGAATTCCCACCACATGGATTACAGGTATAGATTTCGGTGATGGAGTGAAACGTCATCCAACACAGCTATATGAAATTGTCTTTTTGGCGATTACCGCCATTATCATTTATCAAATTAAAAAGAAAAATGCTGGCTGGGAAGGGCTGCAGTTTCAAATATTTATGCTTGGCTATCTGACCTTTCGCTTCCTCATTGACTTTATTAAACCAACCCCGCATCCTTACTTGTTTCTGAATAACATTCAAGTAGCCAGCCTGTTAGGTATCAGTTATTACGTCTGGCTGATTAATAAAAAGAAGATCAAAATAAGGAGAGAAATTCATGCCTAA
- a CDS encoding radical SAM protein, translating to MPNRPYLFYELTNSICSTFLRKVEAKVIIENEKVYLVKNCLQHGREKVLISTDVEYYKWCREFIKPSEMPYRWNTPVKYGCPYDCGLCPDHEQHSCLTLLEITERCNLNCPICYAESSPQKGGFRSLETIEFMLDSIVKNERQPDIVQISGGEPTIHPQFFEILDMAKSRPIRHIMVNTNGLRIANDKEFVKRLAGYTPGFEIYLQFDSFEKAALEELRGVDLREIRQKAIDHLNEFNISTTLVVTLKKGLNDHEVGDIIQYGLKQKCVRGVTFQPIQAAGRLEEYDGMANRLTLSEVRQMIIDQSEVFSAKDIIPVPCHPDCLAMGYALKLNGNVTPLTGLIDPKILLEGGRNTIVFEQDDNMKNMIFKLFSLNHSPDSSALSLKDLLCCLPKVAMPGEIGYDNVFRVIIMQFLDAYNFDVRSVKKSCVHIAHPDGRIIPFDTYNLFYRDDKEEALKKIQEELAGKTYIK from the coding sequence ATGCCTAATCGTCCCTATTTATTTTATGAATTAACAAACAGTATTTGCTCCACTTTTTTGCGAAAAGTTGAAGCAAAGGTCATTATTGAAAATGAAAAAGTATATCTCGTGAAGAATTGCCTGCAGCATGGCAGAGAAAAGGTGCTTATTTCGACAGATGTTGAATATTATAAGTGGTGCCGCGAATTTATAAAGCCGTCAGAGATGCCATATCGCTGGAACACACCCGTTAAATATGGCTGCCCATACGATTGCGGGCTATGTCCAGATCATGAACAGCACAGCTGTTTGACGTTATTGGAAATAACAGAAAGATGTAATTTAAATTGTCCCATTTGTTATGCAGAATCTTCTCCACAAAAAGGCGGTTTCCGTAGTCTGGAGACAATCGAATTTATGCTGGACAGTATTGTTAAAAATGAGCGCCAGCCGGATATTGTGCAAATCAGCGGCGGTGAGCCAACCATCCATCCGCAGTTTTTTGAAATTCTTGATATGGCGAAATCGCGGCCTATTCGACATATAATGGTCAACACTAACGGCCTGCGAATTGCGAATGATAAAGAGTTTGTCAAACGTCTTGCCGGCTACACGCCAGGTTTTGAAATCTATTTACAGTTCGACAGTTTTGAAAAAGCTGCCCTTGAAGAACTAAGAGGGGTCGATTTAAGAGAAATCCGCCAAAAAGCGATCGATCATTTAAATGAGTTCAATATATCGACGACATTGGTGGTGACCTTGAAAAAAGGATTAAACGACCACGAAGTCGGAGATATCATCCAATATGGTCTAAAGCAAAAATGTGTCCGGGGAGTTACCTTCCAGCCAATACAAGCGGCAGGGCGATTGGAAGAATATGACGGAATGGCCAATCGCTTAACATTAAGTGAAGTACGGCAGATGATTATTGATCAATCCGAAGTCTTTTCAGCGAAGGATATCATTCCTGTCCCTTGCCATCCAGATTGTCTGGCAATGGGGTATGCATTGAAATTGAATGGCAATGTCACTCCGCTGACAGGGCTGATTGATCCCAAAATATTATTAGAGGGAGGGCGGAATACGATTGTATTTGAACAAGATGATAACATGAAAAATATGATTTTTAAATTATTTTCACTCAACCATTCTCCTGATTCATCTGCGTTATCATTAAAGGATCTGTTATGCTGCCTGCCAAAGGTTGCCATGCCGGGAGAAATTGGTTATGACAATGTGTTTCGGGTAATCATTATGCAGTTTTTAGATGCTTATAATTTTGATGTTCGGTCTGTGAAAAAATCCTGTGTCCATATTGCCCATCCGGATGGCCGGATTATTCCATTTGACACATACAATCTTTTTTATCGTGATGACAAAGAGGAAGCATTGAAGAAAATTCAGGAAGAATTAGCGGGTAAAACGTACATTAAATAG